The following nucleotide sequence is from Syntrophus gentianae.
GATGAGATATTTCACGGCGGCCATGATGTCTTCGTTTCTCAAAACAGTCACATTGGTGGAAACATCCAGACGGAGTTTATAGTTCATCTTCGCCCGGCCAACCGTGGAAAGGTCGTAGCTGTCGCTCTCAAAAAAGAGGCTGTTGAAAAACTTCTGCGCCGTATCGGGCGTCGGTGGATTGCTTGGTCTCAAACGCCGGTAAATCTCGATGATGGCGTCGCCTGATGTCTCCATCCGGTCAATCAGCAAGGTGTCTCTTATGGAGGCATTGGACATATCATCGCCGATCTGAATGACGCTCAGCTCTCGAATTCCTTTTTCCCGAATCGCATCCACTCCTGCGGCGCTCAACGCCTCATTGCAACGGAAGATGACTTCTCCCGTTTCCGGATCCAGGATATCGGCCGCCAGAATTCTTCCCGGCAGTTCCTCAATATCCAGCAGAATCCGTTCAACATGCTGTTCTTTGATTTTCTTCAGAATTGTCTTGTTGATCCGGCGGCCTTTCTTGAAAAGAAGTTCGCCCGAGTTCAGATCTCTGATGTCGTCATAAAGTTTATGACCAATCAGAGATTCCTCAACCGCCACGTAAAAGGAATCTCCTTCACAAAAGACATGCTCCACATCATAGAAGTAATTCAGCAAGTCCTCCGTGGAGTAGCCCATTGCCTTAAGGAGAATGGTAACGGGCATCTTCCGACGGCGGTCAATGCGGACATAGAGGAGATCCTTGGAATCAAATTCCAGATCCAGCCAGGACCCCCGGATGGGAATGATCCTGGCTGAATAGATCAGCTTTCCGCTTGATAAGGTTTTTCCTTTGTCATGGTCGAAAAATATGCCTGGGGATCGGTGCAATTGGCTGACAATGACTCGTTCCGTTCCATTGACAATGAAAGTCCCCTTTTCGGTCATAAGGGGAATCTCACCGAAGTAGATCTCCTGCTCCTTGATGTCCCGGATGTTCTTCTGATCGGACACGCGGTCCGTATCAAAAACAACGAGTCGTACGACAATCTTCAAGGGAGCCGCATAGGTCATCCCTTTCTGAATGCACTCGTTGACGTCATAACGTACAGCCCCTATTTTATAACTTACAAATTCCAGCGAACATTTCCCACTGAAATCCGAAATGGGAAATACGCTTTTAAAAGCACCCTGCAGGCCGTAATTCTTACGATTTTCCGGAGCTTCCTTCTCCTGGAGAAATGTTTCGTAAGACCTCACCTGAATGTCAATGAGGTTGGGAACTTCCAGAATTTCTTCAATACGGCCAAAGTTTTTTCTAAATTCGCCCATGGCATTCCTAATTATAGTTTGGGCACGCAATGTGCCCTCGTGTTATTCAATTATTTAACCTCTACGGTCCCGCCGACTTCTTCAATTTTCTTCTTGATATCAGCGGCTTCATCCTTGGATACAGCTTCTTTGATGGGTTTCGGCGCACCTTCCACCAGGTCTTTCGCCTCTTTGAGACCAAGACCCGTTATGGCCCGGACAACCTTGATGACCTGAATCTTCTGATCACCAAAACCGGTCAGAATCGCATCGAATTCCGTCTTTTCCTCGACGGGCGCCGCCGCCTCCGCCGGACCTCCAACCGCGGCAACAGCGACAGGAGCTGCAGCGGATACACCGAATCTTTCTTCCAGTTCCTTCACCAGTTCGGAGAGTTCCAGAACCGTCATCCCTTCAATGAATTTCACGACATCTTCTTTTGTAATTTCCGCCATTTTCTATCCCTTCCTGTGTGTAGTTATAATGTGTGGAGTTATAATAACGTTGAAGAGTGCTCCTTTAATTGCCCTCTTCTTTTTTGGCTCGATATCCATCCAGCACCTGGACAAAACCCCGCGGCACTGCGCTGAGTACATTGACCAGCTGCGTCTGAACGCCTACCATCACGGAAAGCAGCTTGGCGAGCAGAATCTCCCTGCTGGGAAGATCCGCCAATGCGCCCAGTTGCTGAACTGTAATGACCTTATCGCCCAACATGCCGATTTTAAGCTCCAATTCCGCGTTCTTCTTTGCGAAGTCAGACAAAATCTTACTCGGCTCTACGGGATCGCCATAACTGAGAATCAAAGCCAACGGCCCTTTGAAATAATCCTGCAATGCTTCAAGGGATGTCTCCCGAGAGGCAATGTTCAAAAGGGTGTTTTTCACAACTTTCAACTCAGCGTTAGACTTCCGCAAGTCATTTCGCAATGCCGTCATTTTGGCAACATCAATTCCACTGAAGTTTGCCAGAACGGCCAGTTTGAATGACTTAACCTTTTGGTGGAGCTCAACGGCAACCTGCTCTTTCGTCCTCCGATCCAATCTTAACCTCCTTTCTCGCCTACCATGCGATTACATGGCAGAATAAATTATCTTCCTGGAAAATCAGAACCTGTTACAAAGGAATTAAAAATAGGAGAACTGAGCAGCACACAGGAACATACACACAAGCTTACTGCACTGAAGCATAATTACGCTTCACTCAATAGTGATCTCGGCAGGCCGATGCACGCATCGTTTAAACCCTGTACCTGCTGTCTCAGATTTCTCTATTAGTGGTATGATTTCACATCTGCCTTGAACTGATTAAAATAGAAGTAACTTGAATTCTTAAAGATTTCTTAAATCCAGCGGATCAACCCTCACACCGGGGCCCATTGTCGAGGAAACCGCGATCCCTTTAACATAGGTTCCCTTACTTGTGGCAGGTTTCAACTTGATAATCATTTCCATGAGGGCCTGAATGTTTTCCATCAACTTCTCAGGACCAAAGGACACTTTCCCCACGGGACTGTGGACAATCCCCGCTTTCTCCACCCGAAATTCCACTTTGCCTGCCTTCACTTCCTTGACAGCCGTGGCGACATCAAAGGTAACCGTCCCCACTTTGGGATTAGGCATCAATCCCCGAGGACCGAGAATTTTCCCGAGTTTGCCGACGTTTCCCATCATATCCGGTGTCGCCACAACACGGTCAAATTCAAGCCATCCTCCCTTGATCTTCTCGATGTACTCATCGGCTCCAACGTAATCTGCCCCTGCATCAAGGGCTTCTTTTTCCTTTTCGCCCTTCGCAAAGACCAGGAGTCGTACTGTTTTCCCCAAACCGTTCGGAAGCACGACACTTCCTCGAACCATCTGATCAGCATGGGCCGGATTTACACCCAGACGAAAAGCGGCCTCAACCGTTTCATCGAACTTCGCTCTTGCATTACCCGTTACAAGTTCCAACGCTTCGGAAAGCGTATAGCGGTGTCCCGGCTCCACTTTCCCCCTCGCAGCTAAATATGTCTTACCCCTTCTTGGCATGACTTAACCTCAATGTACAGTTTCGACCCGAAAGAACAAAAAAACCAATTCTTTTCAGGTCTCTACCGGTTTTTGTGAAATCGTGTTTCCTACTTTAATATAAAGAACACTCCGGAATAACCTGGCGTCTAACCGGATATCTCAATCCCCATCGATCTTGCCGTACCTTCAACAATCCGGATCGCTCCTTCCATGTCCACGGCATTCAAATCTTTATATTTCAAATCTGCAATTTCTCTCACCTGCTGCGCCGATACCGTTCCTACCTTATCCCGCTTCGGATCGCTCGCTCCCTTGGCAATTTTTGCCGCCTGTTTGAGCAATACGGAGGCCGGCGGCGTTTTGGTGACAAAGGTAAAGGATCTATCCGCATAGACCGTGATCAAAACCGGAATAACCGTCCCTTCCTGATTTTGCGTCATAGCGTTATATGCCTTGCAGAATTCCATGATATTAACGCCATGCTGGCCCAAAGCCGGACCCACGGGCGGCGATGGTGTCGCTTTTCCCGCTTTCAGCTGAAGTTTGATATTAGCGATGACTTTCTTGGCCATAATAACCACCTTACTTTATGATCTTGAGGCTGTCGGTACAACTTCTTTCCGATCAGCTCTGAACAACCTGAATAAAATCCAATTCCACCGGGGTCGGTCGACCGAAGATGCTGACAATGACCCGCAACTTGCCTTTCTCTGCCTTGACCTCGTCTATCACCCCATCAAAATTCGTAAAAGGACCATCTACAATGGTCACATGGTCTCCGACTTCAAATTTAAACTTCGGTTTGGGCTTCAGGGTACCTTCATCGATTCTTGTCTTAAGAAGCTCCACATCCCGGTCGGGGATAGGCGAGGGCTTTTCCCTGCTTCCGATAAATCCCGTCACCTTCGGGGTATCCTTCACAAGATGCCACGTATCATCGTCCAGATCCATCTTCACAAGGATGTATCCCGGGAAGAACTTGCGCTTTGACGTTTTTTTCATACCTGAGACGAGTTCCACGACATCTTCTTCCGGAATCAGAATGTCTGCAAAGCGAGACTGCATGCCGGCAGTCTCTATCCGCTCCTGCAGAGACTGTTTCACCTTGCTTTCGAACCCTGAATACGTATGCACGACATACCACTTGAAAGCCATAGTATTTTAACCCAAAACCAGTTTAATCGTCTTGGTGAGGCCGAAATCTACGATACCGAGGAAGGTGGAAACAATAATGACAACGATAATGACCACGGAGGTAGAAGCCAGGGTCTGCTTCGGTGTGGGCCACGTTACTTTCTTAAGCTCCGCCCTCGCTCCTTTCAAAAACAGGCTTACGATTTCCGTATAGCCCTTCAACTTGATCATTATATTTTCCATGCCTAAGACCTTTGACCCACTAAAAAAAATGGCAGGCCAGGAGGGACTTGAACCCCCAGCATCCGGATTTGGAGTCCGGCGCTCTATCCATTAGAGCTACTGGCCTGTAGATGTCGCGTAAGAACGATTTACCTATTTTGTCTCCCTGTGGAGCTTGTGGGACCGGCAGAACCGGCAGAATTTCTTGATTTCAAATCGGCCTTGCATCGTCCGCTTATTCTTCGTTGTCGTGTAATTTTTCTGCTTACACTCCGTACATGCCAAAATAATAATATTACGCATACCTCTCCCGCCTGCACACCATTGGAGCCCACGACCAGGATTGAACTGGTGACCTCATCCTTACCAAGGATGTGCTCTACCGACTGAGCTACGTGGGCGTTAAGATTTTTTCTGCGCTATTTCCTGACTCTTTTGTGGTTCGCTCCTGCCTCTCCAGAATGTAATTCTCGCACAACCGATTCTCTTTCGCAATTACGCTGGAAGACCTTTACAACCCCACACATCCCTGAAATGGAACTAAATGGAGCGGGAAACGGGATTCGAACCCGCGACCCTCAGCTTGGAAGGCTGACGCTCTAGCCCCTGAGCTACTCCCGCTTACCGATGGAATTCGATGGATAACCCGGAAAGTTCCTGTACCGAATTTTCTCCTCCCCATGGAGGCAATAAATGGTGGAGGGGGGAGGGTTCGAACCTCCGTAGGCTGAGCCGACAGATTTACAGTCTGCTCCCTTTGACCGCTCGGGAACCCCTCCGCTTTAGCAATACTTATCTGGAGCTGGCGATGGGACTCGAACCCGCAACCTGCTGATTACAAATCAGCTGCTCTACCGATTGAGCTACGCCAGCACAAACGCATTTTCAATGACTTCAATCGGTCAATTCGCAAAAATACTGGGAAGTAAAAACCCTGAAGCGGTGAACTTAATTTGATTGTCTGCGTTTGTCAAGTAAATTTTAAACAATATTTTTACCGGTTTTCTTCACCCGTGCCAGAGGAACCGGTCATATTTTCTCCCGGCTATACGGAATTCTCCTGCGGTTCTTCAATGATTTCAGCAGAAAAAATAAAAATAGCCGCATGTTCGTTTTTCCAGGCATCATAGGGAAGTCCGGCCTTATAGCAGGTCTCCTCCAGAAAAGTCAAGGCATCCCAATCGTATTCCGTCGCCACTTGAGGCAGTAATAAGCCCGAACAATTTCCCAGCATGATGTATAACCCATGCTTCCCGATTTCTATTTCCTCGGGACTTTCTATTTTTTTCAAAGGGGACAGCACAGATATCTCAATCGAGAGATCCCCCAGTTCATCCCCTTTCAAGGGAAGAAATCTCGGATCATGAAAAGCGGCGGCCAAGGCCATTTCCCTCACGGCCTGATTGAGAGGTTTAAAGGCCTGGATATAGCCGATACAGCCACGCAATTGTCCCCGTTTCTTAAGAGTTACGAATACCCCTCTTTTCTCCTGAAGTACGGAGGAAATTTGATTTTTCTCCTGCTCTTTGGGAGATACGCCCTCTTTCTGCAGCTTCGCCTCGATCGTTGACCGGACGATCTCCAGCAAGGCCTTCCTGTCTTCTGCCGTCAAATTCATCGTCGTTCCCCCTTGTAGAAAACAGCGGCCGCATATCCGACAACACCGCTTCTGTCTCCGGTCACATCTCCTGAATTCGCATACTTCAAGACATCCGCCTTATCCGCCCCCAATTGCTTCGCCACCATCAGAGTCACAGCCGCCGGCCCTCCTCCGCAAGCCTCACCGACCCCCTTTTCCAGATCTCTCATTAAGCCGACCTCGTCCATTTTTCCGAGATGTTCGACAATACGCCGATCCATTTTAAGGGCCTGCTCATAGTTATGAAAATGAGACAAATCCGAGCTGCCCACAACCAGTATTTTTTTTTCTCCCGCACAGGAAACGATTGCATCAGCCAGAAGGCTGCACGTGTCCTCATCCTGATCGCCCATCATTAAAGGAACAAAGAGGAATTCTCCGAGAGCAACCTGCAGAAAGGGCAATTGAATTTCAACGGAATGTTCCTGGGTGTGGACATCAGGCAGGAAGGAAATGCGAGGATCCTCTTCCAGGAGTCTGTCGGCAATAGCCGAATGGACGCGGACAACGCCCAGAGGCGTTTCATACCCCCCTTGATTGAAAAGGGAAACACCGCGGAAATAGGCGCGGTGGCTGGGTCCGATCACGAAGACGACATCGAAAGTTTTACCCTGGATCTGCTTATAGGCGTGCGCCGCAACCTGGCCGGAATACATATAGCCAGCATGGGGTGCGACAAGGCCGAGAATTACCCCTTGAATCGGTGCATCGGGCACCTGGGTAAAATAATGAAGAATATCCCGTTCCAGGACTCGAGGATTTCCTGGATACCATGAACCCGCAATCAGGGACTTTTTAATATAGTCCATAGCGATCTCCTCCGTTTCATGGCGGTTCGCAGGCTGGCAAGGATTGCTCCTCCCAGGCAAGCGCAATCTCATAGGGTTAAATTTCAAACAGCCAGAACCGAGGGCATTCTCTTCAGCCCTTTGACCGGCCTATTCCCCTCCCGATCATTTTAAGCGCCAGGCCACACCCTCCGGAGTATCGGCCACCAAAATCCCCATTTCCAGAAGCTTCTGACGAATTTCATCCGCCTGCGCCCACTGTCCCGCCGCTCGCAGATCCTCCCGTTGATTCATCAAGCGCCTTGCCTCTTGAGTCAGCTGCTCTTCCTCAAACTTCAGCACGCCGAACACCGCATCGACCTTCTTCATAGCCTCCAGGACCGAATCCCGCTGCTCCAGGGTCAATTGACCCTGGGCAAGAGGAATGCTGACTTTCTTGACGAAGGCGAACAGGGCGGCCAGGGCTCCGGAGATGTTGAGATCATCATCCATGGCCGTGGTAAATCCCTGCCGGAGATCATACATCAGCTGTTCCAGATCAGGATGCCCGCCTCCGGCCTTGAATCGGATCAGACGCTGGATGAAGCCATTGAGTTTAAGGACTGTATATTTTGCCGTATCCAGAGCACCAAAAGAAAAGTTCAGCGGTTTTCGATAATGTGAACTGAACAGGAAAAAGCGGACTTCTTGACCAGTATAGCCCTTTTCTTCCAGATCCTCAAGGGTCAGGGCATTGTCGAGGGAGCGGGACATCTTTTTCCCGCCGACCATGACCAGGTCCGTGTTGATCCAGTAATTCGCAATCTTTTTACCCGTCGCGGCCTTGCCGATGGCCATGACATTCTCGCAATGGGGAAAGACAATATCGGAACCGCTCGCATGGATGTCGAAGGTATCAGCGAGATAATGCTGGGCAATGGCAGCGCATTCCAGATGCCAGCTCGGCCGGACGCTGCCCCAGCGGGTCTTGAAGCACACCCCCCGTTTCAACTCACTGAGCGTGGATCGCTTCAACAGGGTAAAATCCACGGGGCTGTCTTTTTCGTAGTAATCCAGGTCGATCGTCCGGCCATGCTGAACCCGGGTAAGATCGATATTGGAAAGGCACCCGTAATCATTCAGTTTTGAAATGTCGAAATAAACGGATCGCAATTTTTCATAGGCAAATCCCCTATCGACCAGTTTGTCCACCAGCTTCACCATGCAGTCGAAGTTCTCGCTGGCCCGGGGATAACTCTCGTCCTTTTTGATGTTCAGCTTCTCGATATCCCGGAGAAACGCCTCTGCACAGCGGGCCGTATAAATGCCCAGATCCATATCTTCCCGCTCGGCGCCCCGGATGGAGCGGTCCGCCAGATCGATGATGTTCAGGACGTGCTTGACCGGATAACCCCGAAATTCGAGATACCGGCGGATCAGATCGGAAACCACAAACCGGCGATAACTGCCGATATGGGGGACCTCATGGATCGTGGGTCCGCAGGAGTGCATGAGGACCAGCTCCGGATTGATGGGCCGGAAGAAGGTTTTATTCCGCGACAGGACATTGTAAAAGCGGATGGTGGATTCTTCCTTATCCATGAACAGCTCGGTGCTGAGGTAACGCTCGCCGCTGTCCGGGAAGATCACCACGATCACGCCCTCGCTCATCTCTTTTGCCTTCTGCGCCGCCACATGCATGGCCGCCCCCGAGCTCATCCCCACCAGGATTCCCTCTTCTCTGGCCAGCCTTCTGGCCATCTCATAAGCATCCTCATCCAGGATGTGAACCTTTTCGTCAAGACTGCGTTTATCATAGATTCCGGGTACATAGGATTCCTTCAAATTCTTCAGACCCTGAATCCGGTGCTGAAGATAGGGTTCCACCCCGACTATCCTGATCTCCGGATTATACTCCTTCAGCCGCCGGGAAAGCCCCATCGCCGTTCCCGTCGTCCCCAGGGTGGCGATGGCCATGGTGACTTTCCCTTCGGTCTGCTGCCAGATTTCCTCGGCCGTCCCGAAATAATGGGCCAGGATATTGTCGGGATTGTTGAACTGGTCCGGAACAAAATAACGAGCCGGATTTTCCCGCATCATGCTGTAGACGACCTCGATGGCCCCGTCCGTTCCCATGCCGGCCGGGGTAAAATATAATTCCGCCCCCAGGGCCTTGAGGATCTTTTTCCTCTCTTCGCTGGCCGATTCCGCCATCGCCAGACACAGCCGATACCCCTTGGCCGCCGCAATCAACGCCAAGCCGATACCGGTGTTGCCACTGGTTGCTTCCAGGATGATTTTATCCGCGGTCAATTCCCCCCGCTTTTCGGCCTCGTTGATCATATAAAGGGCTGTCCGGTCCTTAATGGATCCACCCGGATTAAAGCTTTCCAACTTGGCATAGATCTTTACATTCGGATTCGGATTCAACCGGCGAATCTCAACAAGGGGCGTATTGCCTATCGACTCAATAATATTGCCGTAAAGTTTCTTCATGCCTCTCTTTTCGTCCCATGATCACGGCTGTAAAAAATGCCCATGGTTCTTCCTCTGCAGTAATGTTCTTTTTCCAATAAAGAGATGTTCCTTGATCTTGATTTGAAGGAAATTCGGGTGAAAATATGAATACGGAATGCCAAACTATGGCTTCGTGAAAGCTTTTTTTCAGGCGTGATCTTAAGTTACTGAAAAGGAATTGCGGTTTTAGCTGTCCAACTTCGGGAGGGGAATTTTAAGAAACTTCACCCCTTCGTCTTTCAACAGGTCTTCCTCCTGCTTCGTCGTGGTCCCTTTGATATTTCTGGGATCCTCCTTGCCGTGAAAGATGTTCAACGCCACTTCCGCAAACCGTTCGCCGACATCCTCGAAATGTTTATTGACATAGTCCTGAAATTTCTGCAGTAGGCTCATCTGGCTTGTCTCGCGGGGATCTTTTTTACCATCGCTCCCTGAATTTCGACTCACGATCTTCGGCGAAGAAGGCAGTTGCTGGGCTTCAAAACTTCCACAAATCGGACAGGCAATCATCTTTTGTTCCTTCTGTTCTTCGAAGGCCTTTCTGTCCTTGAACCATCCTTCAAATTTATGCCCTTTTTCACATTTCAGATCATAAATAATCAAGAATACTACCTCTTTAATTCTCTTCGGTCCTCAATAGCACGTTAATCAGCAAAAAACAATAGAGCAGCAACAGAGGAGATTCAAGGTAAATTCCCGCAAGATTTGCTGTGACAGCTTTGATCCTGCGCCCTATCATCAGATTTCTGATATTTCATAGGAGAATATTTTATGGCGGACCATGTAAATTAATGATGGACTTTTCTCAATAAATTTTATATGAACATCACCCTGTCGGGATGTGGCCCAGCTTGGTAGGGCACTGCGTTCGGGACGCAGGAGTCGCGCGTTCAAATCGCGCCATCCCGACCATTTTTTTATCCACCCACCACGGAAGCCATCTGGAAGATCGGCAGGTACATCGCGATGATCATTCCTCCGACGACGCCTCCCAGAAACACCATCATGAAAGGTTCCAGCAGAGCCGTCATGGCGCTTACCGCCGCGTCTACTTCATCGTCATAAAAGTCGGCGATCTTGGCCAACATGGCATCCAAGGCGCCGGTGTGCTCTCCTACGGCAATCATCTGAACGACCATGGGAGGAAACAGCCCCGATGCCTCAAGGGGCTCCGCAATCGTTTTTCCTTCACTGATGCTGCGCCGCGTGTTCATCAGCGCCTCTTCCACAATCTTGTTTCCTGACGTCCTGCTCACAATCGCCAAGCCGTCCAGAATAGGGACACCGCTGCTCATCATCGTGGACAGAGTCCGCGTGAACTTGGCCACGGCAACCTTTTTCAGGAGTGGGCCGAAGACAGGCAGCTTCAGGAGCGCGCGGTCCACCAGAACCGTTCCTTTTTCGGTCCGATAAAATTGTTTAAATCCGAAAATCGCCGCAATAACCGCCGCAACCATATAAACAAAATAATGTTGCATGAATTCGCTGCAATTGACCAGAAACTGTGTCGGCGCCGGCAGCGCCCCGCCCATATCGGAAAACATTTTCTGGAATACGGGGATCACCTTCAGCAGCAACAATGTCACGACGCCGATGGAGATTACCAGGACGCTGATCGGATAGGTCATGGCGCCCTTAACCTTTCGCTTGAGCTTCATGGCTTTTTCCATATACGCGGAAAGTCTTCCCAGGATGACATCCAGGATACCGCCGCTTTCCCCGGCCGCAATGAGATTGACAAAGAGTTCGTCAAAAATCTGAGGGTACTTTTTCAGGGCATCCGTCAATGAAGCTCCGCCTTCAATATCCTCTTTGATGGAAAGGATGATCTTGGCAAAGGTTTTATTGGTTTCCTGCTGGGCAAGGAGATCCAGACATTGGATCAGGGGGAGACCGGAATCGATCATCGTCGAAAAAATTCTGGCAAAGATGACGATCTGCTTCTCTTTTACTTTTTGCTTGAGAAAAGGAAGATATTCAAGAAGGTCTTTGGGTTTTTTCTTGATCGTTATCGACTTGTAGCCCTGCCTCCGAAGCAGCTTTCTCAAAGTGGCTTCATCGGCAACCTTCATTTCGCCTTGCTTGACCTCACCCCTCCGTGTGGTCGCTTCCCATAATAACTCAGTCATGACGACAGCTCCTTCTGTTCAGAACTTTCCTGAAAAAAATCTTTGCCTCTCCCAGATAGTAAAAGGTTCCGGGCAGAAATTTATTTCAAGAAACGTTCCTTCCTGTCGTCTTTATCCTCGTTCCGTTCAAGGATTATCTTCATGCGGTCGGTAGATGCAGAAAAATGCTGAGGTATAGGGTATAAAACCGAGGAGGGTTCCAACGCGAAGAAAACTTTGATCAGAAACCGGACGAAATCCCGCAATCCTGTATCACGAATTGTGCCAGATGGTTTTCCGACGGATCTCATGCATCACGATCCCTGCCGAAACGGACACATTGAGCGAATCGATTTTCCCCAGCATCGGAATGGAGATCAGAAAATCACATTGTTTGCGGATCAATGGCCGCATGCCCTTTCCTTCCGCCCCCATGATCAGACCGACGGCCCCCTGATAATCCGGGACGGATACGGACTGCGTTGCATGCGCGTCAGCCCCGAATATCCAGAAGCCGCGTTTTTTGAGTTCATCAAGGGCCCGGGCAAGATTGGCAACACGAGCAACAGGAAGATAACGGGCAGCCCCTGCGGAGGTCTTGATAACCGTAGCGGTAACGGAAGCCGACCGGTGTTCGGGAAGAAGAACGCCGTTGACGCCGAAACAGTGCGCCGTTCGAAGAAGGGCCCCCAGGTTATGAGGATCGGTGATCCCGTCCAGGATAAGCACCAGATCATGAAGGCAGGAAGGATGGCGATTGGCGATCACGGCATCCAGATCCTGGTATCGATAAGGTTTGCACATGCCAAGAACGCCCTGGTGGGACGACGTTTCGGCCAGTTCATCCAGGAAAGCCCGTTCCCGGACCTCCACCGGAATCCCCTGTTTCGCCGCCATGGTTGAAATCTCGCGGATCGCCGACTCGCTTCGCCCCCGGGCAATGACGATCCGCGTCAAACCTCCGCCACCGCTGATCAGCGCCTCCTTGAGAGGGTTGACGCCATAAATCACTTCCATGATGGTCCCTTTAGATCCGGCAAGAACTCTGGCTTATCTTGCATCCAGCCCTCGGGCGATCTCCTGGCAGAGCTCGTCTGCCGCCGCCACCGGGTCTGCCGCCGTCTGAATCGGTCTGCCGACCACGAGATAATCCGAACCCCGCCGAATGGCCTCTTCAGCGGTCAGGGTGCGCTTCTGATCATCCCCGGAAACCCTGGCCGATCCTCGAATCCCCGGCGTTACAATGACAAAGTCCTTCCCGCAGGCCCCTCTTATCGCCTCGACATCCTGTGCCGAGGCAACAACCCCGGAAAGACCGGCATCCTGAGCCATACGTGCGAGTCTCAGGACCAGTTCCGCCGTTGAGTAGGAAAAACCCAGGGCCCGCAGATCGTCGTCATTGAGGCTGGTCAAAACCGTCACCCCGAGAACAAGGGGCACGGGCAGGTTCCGCTTCCGGGCCATCTCCCGCACGGCCTTTGCGGTCTCTTCCATCATGCTCTTCCCACCCAGGGTATGGACGTTGAACATGGCCACCCCC
It contains:
- the rplK gene encoding 50S ribosomal protein L11; this encodes MAKKVIANIKLQLKAGKATPSPPVGPALGQHGVNIMEFCKAYNAMTQNQEGTVIPVLITVYADRSFTFVTKTPPASVLLKQAAKIAKGASDPKRDKVGTVSAQQVREIADLKYKDLNAVDMEGAIRIVEGTARSMGIEISG
- the rplL gene encoding 50S ribosomal protein L7/L12 — encoded protein: MAEITKEDVVKFIEGMTVLELSELVKELEERFGVSAAAPVAVAAVGGPAEAAAPVEEKTEFDAILTGFGDQKIQVIKVVRAITGLGLKEAKDLVEGAPKPIKEAVSKDEAADIKKKIEEVGGTVEVK
- the rplA gene encoding 50S ribosomal protein L1: MPRRGKTYLAARGKVEPGHRYTLSEALELVTGNARAKFDETVEAAFRLGVNPAHADQMVRGSVVLPNGLGKTVRLLVFAKGEKEKEALDAGADYVGADEYIEKIKGGWLEFDRVVATPDMMGNVGKLGKILGPRGLMPNPKVGTVTFDVATAVKEVKAGKVEFRVEKAGIVHSPVGKVSFGPEKLMENIQALMEMIIKLKPATSKGTYVKGIAVSSTMGPGVRVDPLDLRNL
- the secE gene encoding preprotein translocase subunit SecE gives rise to the protein MIKLKGYTEIVSLFLKGARAELKKVTWPTPKQTLASTSVVIIVVIIVSTFLGIVDFGLTKTIKLVLG
- the nusG gene encoding transcription termination/antitermination protein NusG; translation: MAFKWYVVHTYSGFESKVKQSLQERIETAGMQSRFADILIPEEDVVELVSGMKKTSKRKFFPGYILVKMDLDDDTWHLVKDTPKVTGFIGSREKPSPIPDRDVELLKTRIDEGTLKPKPKFKFEVGDHVTIVDGPFTNFDGVIDEVKAEKGKLRVIVSIFGRPTPVELDFIQVVQS
- the rpmG gene encoding 50S ribosomal protein L33, which produces MRNIIILACTECKQKNYTTTKNKRTMQGRFEIKKFCRFCRSHKLHRETK
- the rplJ gene encoding 50S ribosomal protein L10 — encoded protein: MDRRTKEQVAVELHQKVKSFKLAVLANFSGIDVAKMTALRNDLRKSNAELKVVKNTLLNIASRETSLEALQDYFKGPLALILSYGDPVEPSKILSDFAKKNAELELKIGMLGDKVITVQQLGALADLPSREILLAKLLSVMVGVQTQLVNVLSAVPRGFVQVLDGYRAKKEEGN
- the amrA gene encoding AmmeMemoRadiSam system protein A; translated protein: MNLTAEDRKALLEIVRSTIEAKLQKEGVSPKEQEKNQISSVLQEKRGVFVTLKKRGQLRGCIGYIQAFKPLNQAVREMALAAAFHDPRFLPLKGDELGDLSIEISVLSPLKKIESPEEIEIGKHGLYIMLGNCSGLLLPQVATEYDWDALTFLEETCYKAGLPYDAWKNEHAAIFIFSAEIIEEPQENSV
- the cysS gene encoding cysteine--tRNA ligase: MKKLYGNIIESIGNTPLVEIRRLNPNPNVKIYAKLESFNPGGSIKDRTALYMINEAEKRGELTADKIILEATSGNTGIGLALIAAAKGYRLCLAMAESASEERKKILKALGAELYFTPAGMGTDGAIEVVYSMMRENPARYFVPDQFNNPDNILAHYFGTAEEIWQQTEGKVTMAIATLGTTGTAMGLSRRLKEYNPEIRIVGVEPYLQHRIQGLKNLKESYVPGIYDKRSLDEKVHILDEDAYEMARRLAREEGILVGMSSGAAMHVAAQKAKEMSEGVIVVIFPDSGERYLSTELFMDKEESTIRFYNVLSRNKTFFRPINPELVLMHSCGPTIHEVPHIGSYRRFVVSDLIRRYLEFRGYPVKHVLNIIDLADRSIRGAEREDMDLGIYTARCAEAFLRDIEKLNIKKDESYPRASENFDCMVKLVDKLVDRGFAYEKLRSVYFDISKLNDYGCLSNIDLTRVQHGRTIDLDYYEKDSPVDFTLLKRSTLSELKRGVCFKTRWGSVRPSWHLECAAIAQHYLADTFDIHASGSDIVFPHCENVMAIGKAATGKKIANYWINTDLVMVGGKKMSRSLDNALTLEDLEEKGYTGQEVRFFLFSSHYRKPLNFSFGALDTAKYTVLKLNGFIQRLIRFKAGGGHPDLEQLMYDLRQGFTTAMDDDLNISGALAALFAFVKKVSIPLAQGQLTLEQRDSVLEAMKKVDAVFGVLKFEEEQLTQEARRLMNQREDLRAAGQWAQADEIRQKLLEMGILVADTPEGVAWRLK
- the amrB gene encoding AmmeMemoRadiSam system protein B, producing the protein MDYIKKSLIAGSWYPGNPRVLERDILHYFTQVPDAPIQGVILGLVAPHAGYMYSGQVAAHAYKQIQGKTFDVVFVIGPSHRAYFRGVSLFNQGGYETPLGVVRVHSAIADRLLEEDPRISFLPDVHTQEHSVEIQLPFLQVALGEFLFVPLMMGDQDEDTCSLLADAIVSCAGEKKILVVGSSDLSHFHNYEQALKMDRRIVEHLGKMDEVGLMRDLEKGVGEACGGGPAAVTLMVAKQLGADKADVLKYANSGDVTGDRSGVVGYAAAVFYKGERR